One stretch of Saccharomonospora xinjiangensis XJ-54 DNA includes these proteins:
- a CDS encoding DedA family protein has protein sequence MFEWLDSLMTNLAGLTGSPWLWVVVFAVAALDALAPFMPSEGTVMAVAVLLGPDPAALALLAVVAAGGALAGDVAGHGIGRLAGPRTLQRVLGRDKGRRRYEWAKAAIHRHATAVVIAARYVPGGRVAAGLATGSVGFPLRRFVALDAVGAAVWACYAVVVGSVAGAAFSAPAVAMLVAIGTGFVAVGVAEVVRRVLSARDVSHVTNHRPTGLGPTMTSDNGNPCRNASTSSPSVAPTARASSPGSRPSSPRSEGGSSRPPTTPTPTRAGSSPGRR, from the coding sequence ATGTTTGAGTGGCTCGACAGCCTCATGACGAACCTGGCCGGGCTGACCGGCTCGCCGTGGTTGTGGGTGGTCGTGTTCGCGGTCGCCGCGCTCGACGCGCTGGCGCCGTTCATGCCGAGCGAGGGCACGGTGATGGCCGTCGCCGTGCTACTCGGCCCCGACCCGGCCGCGCTGGCGCTGCTCGCCGTCGTCGCGGCGGGTGGCGCACTCGCAGGGGACGTGGCCGGTCACGGCATCGGGAGGCTCGCGGGTCCGCGCACACTCCAGCGGGTGCTGGGCAGGGACAAGGGCAGGCGCCGCTACGAATGGGCGAAAGCCGCGATCCACCGGCACGCGACCGCTGTGGTCATCGCCGCCCGGTACGTTCCCGGAGGCCGCGTGGCCGCGGGCCTCGCCACCGGGAGCGTCGGCTTCCCGCTCAGACGGTTCGTCGCGCTCGACGCCGTCGGCGCGGCCGTGTGGGCCTGCTACGCCGTCGTCGTGGGCAGCGTCGCGGGCGCCGCGTTCTCGGCCCCCGCCGTGGCGATGCTGGTCGCGATCGGCACCGGGTTCGTCGCGGTGGGCGTCGCGGAAGTCGTCCGGCGGGTTTTGTCGGCCCGCGACGTCTCCCACGTCACGAATCACCGGCCCACCGGGCTCGGCCCCACCATGACCAGCGATAATGGCAACCCGTGCAGGAACGCCAGTACGTCATCACCTTCGGTTGCCCCGACCGCAAGGGCATCGTCTCCCGGATCTCGTCCTTCCTCGCCGAGATCGGAGGGTGGATCGTCGAGGCCGCCTACCACACCGACCCCGACACGGGCTGGTTCTTCACCCGGCAGGCGGTGA
- a CDS encoding ABC transporter ATP-binding protein — translation MTGSTVISAEPGGSEGRAASRLRAENLTLAYDGTVVARELGVSVPDGSFTVIVGPNASGKSTLLKALARMLEPDTGAVYLDGKVITEYRSREVARRLGLLPQSSVAPSGITVGDLVARGRYPHQRLLRQWSSQDEAVVVDAMRRTGVAELASRLVDELSGGQRQRVWLAMVLAQQTPILLLDEPTTFLDIAHQTEVLELCADLNAESGHTLVAVLHDLNQACRYATNLIVLAPGGRIAAQGDPCEIVTADLVGEVFGLPCRVVDDPESGTPMIVPSARRRRRQARSEDDGAVPVHEHAAL, via the coding sequence GTGACGGGATCGACCGTGATCTCCGCTGAGCCCGGCGGTTCGGAGGGGCGGGCGGCGAGCAGGCTGCGCGCCGAGAACCTCACGCTGGCCTACGACGGCACCGTGGTGGCGCGCGAACTCGGTGTCTCGGTGCCCGACGGCTCGTTCACCGTCATCGTCGGGCCGAACGCGTCCGGCAAATCGACGCTGCTGAAGGCGCTCGCCAGGATGCTCGAACCGGACACCGGCGCGGTGTATCTCGACGGGAAGGTGATCACCGAGTACCGCTCGCGCGAGGTGGCGCGGCGGCTCGGCCTGCTGCCGCAGAGTTCCGTCGCACCCAGCGGCATCACGGTCGGCGACCTGGTGGCGCGGGGCCGATACCCGCACCAGCGGCTGCTGCGCCAGTGGTCGTCGCAGGACGAGGCCGTCGTGGTGGACGCGATGCGCCGCACAGGGGTCGCCGAGCTGGCGAGCAGGCTCGTTGACGAGCTGTCGGGAGGGCAGCGGCAGCGGGTGTGGCTCGCGATGGTGCTGGCGCAACAGACGCCGATCCTGCTGCTCGACGAGCCGACGACGTTCCTCGACATCGCCCACCAGACCGAGGTGCTGGAACTCTGCGCCGACCTCAACGCGGAGTCGGGGCACACGCTGGTGGCGGTGCTGCACGACCTCAACCAGGCGTGCCGCTACGCGACCAACCTGATCGTGCTCGCGCCGGGAGGACGCATCGCGGCGCAAGGTGACCCGTGCGAGATCGTCACGGCCGACCTCGTCGGCGAGGTGTTCGGGCTGCCGTGCCGGGTCGTGGACGATCCCGAGTCGGGAACGCCAATGATCGTGCCGAGCGCCCGGCGGCGCAGGCGGCAGGCGCGGTCAGAAGACGACGGTGCGGTTCCCGTGCACGAGCACGCGGCTCTCTAG
- a CDS encoding ABC transporter ATP-binding protein — MSGDELLPVASGRRTAAAVGELLRRVWPLAVFAFAVLASGTAIGLLTAPLLGQLVDLVVAGDTDFTVPVLLLACVALAGGATTAWGLALVSRLGETMLAEVRERFVEKALALPLDHLERAGSGDLTSRVTNDVTMIARSVREALPELGRSALTIVLTLGGLAVLDWRFLLAALLAAPIQFATARWYVRRSGPLYARQRRADGALQQQLLGTLGGARTVRAFGLGDDHVGRIDRRSREVVGTTLSATRLATRFFSRLNAAEFVGLSAVLGTGFVLVAGGATTIGTATAAALYFHSLFNPVNAALSLVDDAQSAAAGLARLVGVSDLPGPPGLTRLTGTSGLPALPDSGTPGTPFPPESAELPGSPGPPVPPRGHSPSDSSVKLADVGHAYVSGHDVLADVHLEIAAGEHVALVGASGAGKTTLAKLVAGVHVPTRGTVTLGGVAVPDLPPRALRRTVALISQEVHVFAGPLSDDLRLAKPGAGDDELVAALDRVGALPWVRTLPDGLSTVVGEGGHRLTVTQAQQLALARLVLADPAIAILDEAGADAGSAGARVLQRAAARAVEGRTAIVVAHRLTQAEAADRVVVVEAGRVVETGTHAELLARQGRYAELWKAWGR; from the coding sequence GTGAGCGGGGACGAGTTGCTGCCCGTCGCCTCGGGACGGCGCACCGCGGCGGCCGTCGGCGAACTGCTGCGCCGGGTGTGGCCCCTCGCGGTGTTCGCGTTCGCCGTCCTCGCCTCCGGCACCGCGATCGGGCTGCTGACGGCGCCGCTGCTCGGCCAGCTGGTGGACCTCGTCGTCGCGGGCGACACCGACTTCACCGTGCCGGTGCTCCTGCTGGCCTGCGTGGCGCTCGCCGGAGGAGCGACGACGGCATGGGGACTCGCGCTGGTGTCCCGGCTTGGCGAGACCATGCTCGCCGAGGTGAGAGAACGGTTCGTGGAGAAGGCACTCGCGCTGCCGCTCGACCACCTCGAACGCGCCGGGTCCGGCGACCTCACCTCACGCGTCACCAACGACGTCACCATGATCGCCCGTTCGGTGCGGGAAGCATTACCCGAACTGGGCCGCTCGGCGCTGACGATCGTGCTGACGCTCGGCGGCCTCGCGGTGCTCGACTGGCGATTCCTGCTCGCCGCGCTGCTGGCCGCGCCCATCCAGTTCGCCACGGCCCGCTGGTACGTGCGGCGGTCAGGGCCGCTGTACGCGCGGCAGCGCAGGGCGGACGGCGCACTGCAACAGCAACTGCTCGGCACCCTCGGCGGAGCGCGAACCGTCCGCGCTTTCGGGCTCGGCGACGATCACGTCGGGCGTATCGACCGGCGCTCGCGGGAGGTCGTCGGCACGACACTGTCGGCCACCCGCCTCGCGACGCGGTTCTTCTCCCGCCTCAACGCGGCCGAGTTCGTGGGACTGTCCGCCGTGCTGGGCACCGGATTCGTGCTGGTCGCCGGGGGTGCGACGACGATAGGCACTGCCACGGCCGCCGCACTCTACTTCCACAGCCTCTTCAATCCCGTGAACGCCGCGTTGTCCCTTGTGGACGACGCGCAGTCGGCGGCGGCTGGGCTTGCCCGGCTCGTGGGCGTGTCGGACCTCCCGGGGCCGCCAGGGCTGACAAGGCTGACAGGGACGTCGGGCCTGCCGGCACTACCGGACTCGGGGACGCCAGGGACGCCCTTCCCTCCGGAATCGGCGGAGCTGCCAGGGTCGCCAGGACCTCCGGTGCCGCCGCGGGGCCATTCACCCTCGGATTCCTCGGTGAAGCTCGCCGACGTCGGCCACGCCTACGTGTCTGGCCACGATGTGCTCGCCGACGTGCACCTGGAGATCGCCGCCGGTGAGCACGTCGCCCTCGTCGGCGCCAGCGGGGCGGGCAAGACGACACTGGCGAAACTGGTCGCGGGCGTGCACGTGCCGACTCGCGGCACCGTGACGCTCGGCGGCGTGGCCGTGCCGGACCTCCCTCCCCGGGCGCTGCGCCGCACGGTGGCCCTCATCAGTCAGGAGGTGCACGTCTTCGCGGGCCCGCTCTCCGACGACCTCCGGCTCGCGAAACCGGGCGCGGGAGACGACGAGCTGGTCGCGGCCCTGGACCGGGTCGGCGCACTGCCATGGGTGCGCACACTGCCTGATGGCCTGTCCACAGTGGTCGGTGAGGGTGGGCATCGGCTGACCGTCACGCAAGCGCAGCAACTCGCCCTCGCCAGGCTGGTGCTCGCCGACCCCGCCATCGCGATCCTGGACGAAGCAGGCGCCGACGCGGGCAGCGCGGGAGCGCGAGTCCTCCAGCGCGCGGCGGCCAGGGCGGTGGAGGGCCGCACGGCAATCGTGGTGGCCCACCGGCTCACCCAGGCGGAGGCCGCCGACCGGGTCGTCGTGGTCGAGGCCGGTCGGGTCGTGGAGACCGGAACCCACGCCGAACTCCTGGCGAGGCAGGGCCGCTACGCCGAACTGTGGAAGGCGTGGGGCCGCTGA
- a CDS encoding FecCD family ABC transporter permease: protein MPLAVSVDPDSETEPGDHAVADRRWAHALRAGGLVAFTVALAFVALLSIWLGSRDIPFIETWDVLVNRAAFANSDTAVVIHDYRIPRTLLGITAGVALGLSGALMQALTRNPLAEPGLLGVNTGASAGMVVAIAFLGVTSVLGYVWFALAGAAVASLAVYVLGATGRGAASPERLVLAGAAITAVLYAFNTAVLLSDPEAYDEYRFWMVGSLAGRYYDVLLPLLPFVAVGAVIALLLMRPLNALSMGDDLAGALGARPGLIRAFGAIAVTLLCGAATAAIGPIGFVGLAVPHAARLLVGPDHRWVLPYSLVLAPLLLVAADVVGRVIAPPGEVQVGIVTAAIGVPVFVMLCRRRRLAGL, encoded by the coding sequence ATGCCGTTGGCCGTGTCCGTCGATCCCGATTCGGAAACCGAACCGGGCGATCACGCCGTTGCGGACCGGCGATGGGCGCACGCGCTTCGCGCAGGGGGCCTCGTCGCCTTCACGGTCGCGCTCGCCTTCGTCGCGCTGCTCAGCATCTGGCTCGGGTCGAGGGACATTCCCTTCATCGAGACCTGGGACGTGCTGGTGAACAGGGCCGCCTTCGCGAATTCGGACACGGCGGTCGTCATCCACGACTATCGCATCCCCAGAACGCTGCTGGGCATCACGGCGGGTGTCGCACTCGGACTGTCCGGTGCGCTGATGCAGGCGCTGACCCGCAATCCGCTCGCCGAACCGGGGCTTCTCGGCGTCAACACCGGCGCGTCGGCTGGCATGGTGGTGGCGATCGCCTTCCTCGGTGTCACGTCGGTGCTCGGCTACGTGTGGTTCGCCCTCGCAGGCGCCGCCGTCGCGTCGCTGGCCGTCTACGTGCTCGGCGCGACGGGGCGGGGGGCCGCGAGCCCGGAACGTCTTGTGCTGGCAGGCGCCGCGATCACCGCCGTGCTCTACGCCTTCAACACGGCCGTGCTCCTCTCGGACCCCGAAGCCTACGACGAGTACCGGTTCTGGATGGTCGGCTCGCTCGCGGGCCGCTACTACGACGTGCTACTGCCGCTGCTGCCGTTCGTCGCGGTGGGGGCGGTGATCGCGCTGCTGTTGATGCGCCCGCTGAACGCACTGTCCATGGGCGACGATCTCGCGGGCGCGCTCGGTGCCAGACCCGGCCTCATCAGGGCGTTCGGGGCGATCGCGGTGACGCTGCTGTGTGGCGCGGCCACCGCGGCCATCGGGCCGATCGGTTTCGTCGGGCTCGCCGTCCCGCACGCGGCGCGCCTTCTCGTCGGTCCGGACCACCGCTGGGTGCTGCCGTACTCGCTGGTGCTCGCACCGCTGCTGCTGGTGGCCGCAGACGTGGTCGGCCGCGTGATCGCGCCGCCGGGCGAGGTGCAGGTCGGCATCGTCACCGCCGCCATCGGGGTGCCCGTGTTCGTAATGCTGTGCAGGCGACGGAGGCTGGCAGGCCTGTGA
- a CDS encoding ABC transporter ATP-binding protein, translated as MSGKVLRQAITSQRRHLLTASALAATHQGCEAAVPLLVGVVIDEAVATGSWPALAGLLATLAAVFVALSLSYRFAARRAELAAEEAAHELRLRVSRRVLDPRGTADAGRLPGELVSIAVSDTRRVGAVNGALPFAVAALAGLVVSGVALLRISIPLGLLVLLGTPPLLWLSHLVGKPLERRSAQEAERAADASGLAADLVSGLRVLKGIGAEAAAVERYRRISRSALAATLRAARAHAGHDGTILAATGVFIAAVALVGAQLAASGAISIGQLVSAVGLAQYLLGPFQIFAWAGGRIAQGRASACRVEAVLAAPAAVPSAAGGGAAGATLRGAGSALRLHGVTHGALDGLDLDVSPGEFVGVVADPASAHDLVLCLGREVEPTSGEIVLDGVPLRNLDAGAVRATVLTAAHDADLFEGTVADNIGGAGTALRTALAASCADEVVSSLPHGAHTAVSERGRSLSGGQRQRIALARALARNSPVLVLHDPTTAVDAVTESRIAAALRGARAGRTTILVTTSPALLAVTDRVLLLRDGRVEKIATHADLVDTDAGYRETVLS; from the coding sequence GTGTCCGGGAAGGTGTTGCGTCAGGCGATCACGAGCCAGCGGCGTCACCTCCTCACGGCCTCGGCTCTCGCCGCCACACACCAAGGCTGCGAGGCCGCCGTTCCCCTTCTCGTCGGCGTCGTGATCGACGAAGCCGTCGCGACGGGATCATGGCCCGCGCTCGCCGGTCTGCTCGCCACACTCGCCGCCGTGTTCGTCGCCCTTTCGCTGAGCTACCGCTTCGCGGCCCGCCGCGCGGAGCTGGCCGCCGAGGAGGCCGCCCACGAACTGCGGCTGCGCGTGAGCCGCCGAGTCCTCGACCCCCGTGGCACGGCCGATGCGGGCCGCCTCCCCGGCGAGCTCGTCTCCATCGCCGTCTCCGACACGCGGCGGGTCGGCGCGGTGAACGGTGCCCTGCCGTTCGCGGTGGCCGCGCTGGCCGGACTCGTCGTGAGCGGCGTCGCACTGCTGCGGATCTCGATCCCGCTGGGGCTCCTCGTGCTGCTCGGCACGCCACCGCTGCTGTGGTTGTCGCACCTCGTCGGCAAACCACTGGAGCGGCGCAGCGCGCAGGAGGCCGAACGCGCCGCCGACGCCTCCGGGCTCGCCGCCGACCTCGTGTCGGGCCTGCGGGTGCTCAAGGGAATCGGGGCCGAGGCCGCCGCGGTGGAGCGTTACCGGCGCATCAGCCGTTCGGCGCTCGCGGCGACGCTGCGAGCCGCCCGCGCTCACGCTGGCCACGACGGCACGATCCTGGCCGCGACCGGCGTGTTCATCGCCGCGGTGGCCCTGGTGGGAGCGCAGCTCGCCGCCTCGGGCGCGATCAGCATCGGCCAGCTCGTGTCGGCCGTCGGGCTCGCGCAGTACCTTCTCGGGCCGTTCCAGATCTTCGCGTGGGCAGGCGGCAGGATCGCGCAGGGCCGCGCGTCGGCCTGCCGGGTCGAAGCCGTGCTCGCCGCGCCTGCGGCCGTGCCTTCCGCCGCAGGAGGCGGAGCGGCTGGTGCGACGCTCCGTGGTGCAGGGTCAGCACTGCGCCTTCACGGCGTGACTCATGGCGCTCTCGATGGTCTCGACCTCGACGTCTCCCCCGGCGAGTTCGTCGGGGTCGTCGCCGACCCGGCCTCGGCGCATGACCTCGTGCTGTGCCTCGGCCGTGAGGTCGAGCCAACCTCGGGCGAGATCGTCCTCGACGGCGTGCCGCTGCGGAACCTCGACGCCGGTGCCGTTCGCGCGACCGTGCTGACCGCCGCACACGACGCCGACCTGTTCGAGGGCACCGTTGCCGACAACATCGGCGGTGCTGGCACCGCGCTCCGCACGGCACTGGCCGCCTCGTGTGCCGACGAGGTCGTCTCGTCGCTGCCCCACGGGGCCCACACGGCGGTCTCCGAAAGGGGCCGCTCGCTCTCCGGAGGGCAACGTCAGCGGATCGCGCTCGCCCGCGCGCTCGCCAGGAACAGTCCCGTGCTCGTCCTGCACGACCCGACCACCGCCGTCGATGCGGTCACGGAGTCACGCATCGCCGCCGCGCTGCGCGGCGCGCGAGCGGGTCGCACCACGATCCTCGTCACCACGAGTCCCGCCCTGCTCGCCGTCACCGACCGCGTCCTGCTGCTGCGCGACGGCCGCGTCGAGAAGATCGCGACGCACGCCGACCTCGTGGACACCGACGCCGGCTACCGCGAGACGGTGCTGTCGTGA
- a CDS encoding TetR/AcrR family transcriptional regulator: protein MDDKLPGSRRAGRGPRQAQAIYQVTLELLAEGGYDGVTIEGVAARSGVNKTTIYRWWADKDALLGAAIIQSSLLRFEVPDTGSLRGDLRVLVRRVVRLLTEDSTSRVVAAALSAVAGRPRLAWLAREFFADRLSGERAVFGRAAERGELSDSVDPALVLDLLAGAVWSRVILRQMPVTGEFADQVVDVVLEGCGARS, encoded by the coding sequence CGGCCCTCGTCAGGCGCAGGCGATCTACCAAGTCACGCTGGAGCTGCTTGCCGAAGGCGGCTACGACGGGGTCACGATCGAGGGCGTGGCAGCCCGGTCGGGTGTGAACAAGACGACCATCTACCGTTGGTGGGCCGACAAGGATGCGCTGCTTGGTGCGGCGATCATCCAGTCGTCGCTCCTGCGGTTCGAGGTGCCCGACACCGGAAGCCTTCGCGGTGATCTGCGAGTTCTGGTGCGCCGTGTGGTGCGTTTGCTGACCGAAGATTCGACGTCCCGTGTCGTGGCCGCCGCGTTGTCCGCCGTCGCGGGGCGGCCGAGACTGGCGTGGTTGGCGCGGGAGTTCTTCGCCGACCGGCTGTCCGGCGAACGTGCCGTGTTCGGCCGCGCCGCCGAGCGCGGGGAACTGTCCGATTCGGTGGACCCGGCTTTGGTGCTCGACCTCTTGGCTGGCGCGGTGTGGTCACGGGTGATCCTGCGGCAGATGCCGGTGACCGGCGAGTTCGCCGATCAGGTCGTGGACGTCGTTCTGGAGGGGTGTGGCGCGCGGTCGTGA
- a CDS encoding lysophospholipid acyltransferase family protein, with amino-acid sequence MNPYRAYSPCTPAGCVRHGVPPVPASVTARRVAALVRALGGGGPLPVRAADVLAALGVTIDVTGVAGAAPAPALSEPGPVGTLIVANHRSWLDIVGLLAIEPVAFLAKREVESWPWVSSIASRHGTVFVDRWALRTLPEAVAAVADRLRSGRSVVVFPEATTFCSDKGGRFRPAAFQAALDAGAPIRPVSLSYRQCGRESTVPAFVGDDTLARSMARVLRADDLSLRVRLHPALEPVGDRRELACQAQRAVTSGERVDV; translated from the coding sequence ATGAACCCCTACCGCGCGTACTCGCCGTGTACCCCGGCAGGCTGTGTGCGGCACGGTGTTCCGCCGGTTCCGGCTTCGGTGACGGCCCGCAGGGTCGCCGCGCTCGTGCGCGCGCTCGGCGGCGGAGGCCCCCTGCCGGTGCGGGCGGCAGATGTGCTCGCGGCCCTCGGTGTGACCATCGACGTCACAGGGGTCGCGGGGGCGGCACCCGCGCCCGCACTCAGCGAACCCGGCCCCGTCGGCACCCTGATCGTCGCCAACCACCGTTCGTGGCTGGACATCGTGGGCCTGCTCGCGATCGAACCGGTGGCGTTCCTCGCCAAACGCGAGGTCGAGAGCTGGCCGTGGGTGTCCTCGATCGCGAGCAGGCACGGCACGGTTTTCGTTGACCGCTGGGCGCTGCGAACACTGCCGGAAGCCGTCGCCGCCGTGGCAGACCGGCTCCGTTCCGGCCGCTCTGTGGTCGTGTTCCCCGAGGCCACCACCTTCTGTTCGGACAAGGGAGGGCGATTCCGGCCCGCGGCGTTCCAGGCCGCGCTCGACGCCGGCGCGCCCATCCGGCCGGTTTCGCTGTCGTACCGCCAATGCGGGCGCGAGAGCACCGTGCCCGCGTTCGTGGGTGACGACACGCTCGCACGCTCGATGGCGCGCGTGCTGAGAGCGGACGATCTCTCACTTCGCGTGCGCCTCCATCCCGCGCTGGAACCCGTGGGTGATCGCCGGGAGCTCGCCTGTCAGGCCCAACGCGCCGTGACGAGCGGGGAGCGCGTGGATGTTTGA
- a CDS encoding FecCD family ABC transporter permease, translated as MNVETVTGTRSADTAGRPVTGKVLRTRREAVALRLPTRTILVGAALALAVLVTATITLTTGEFELSIPEVLAVLVGNGEGAADFIVGTLRLPRLLTALFVGAALAVSGAVLQSLMRNPLGSPDFVGFTNGASTGALVVLITIGGGMTQVALGALVGGISTALLVYLLSYRRGVQGYRFVLMGVGINALALSVNSYLITRANIYDAVSAQAWLIGSVNSRGWEHVAASGLALAVLLPVAASQVRALSMLELGDHAAGALGVGVQRTRAVLITVSVLLAGFATAAAGPIWFVALAAPQLARRLTRGAAPGLITSALMGGLLLTVSDLAMDRLFAAQQLPVGTATGLLGGLYLMWLLASEWRGKGRYA; from the coding sequence GTGAACGTCGAGACCGTCACCGGAACACGGAGCGCGGACACCGCGGGCCGTCCGGTCACCGGCAAGGTGCTGCGAACCCGCCGAGAGGCGGTCGCGCTGCGGCTGCCCACCCGCACGATCCTCGTCGGCGCCGCACTCGCGCTCGCCGTCCTCGTCACGGCCACGATCACGCTCACCACGGGCGAGTTCGAGCTGTCCATCCCCGAGGTGCTCGCCGTGCTGGTGGGCAACGGCGAGGGAGCCGCCGACTTCATCGTGGGCACGCTTCGCCTTCCCCGCCTGCTCACGGCGCTGTTCGTGGGTGCCGCGCTGGCTGTGAGCGGGGCGGTTCTGCAAAGCCTCATGCGCAACCCGCTCGGCAGCCCGGACTTCGTGGGATTCACCAACGGCGCCTCGACGGGCGCGCTCGTGGTGCTCATCACCATCGGTGGCGGCATGACGCAGGTGGCTCTCGGCGCGCTGGTGGGCGGAATCTCCACGGCGCTGCTCGTCTACCTGCTGTCGTATCGGCGCGGCGTGCAGGGCTACCGGTTCGTGCTGATGGGGGTCGGCATCAACGCGCTGGCGCTGTCGGTCAACTCCTACCTGATCACCCGTGCGAACATCTACGACGCCGTGAGCGCGCAGGCGTGGCTGATCGGTAGCGTCAACAGCAGGGGCTGGGAACACGTCGCCGCGTCAGGACTCGCGCTGGCCGTGTTGCTGCCCGTCGCGGCAAGCCAGGTTCGCGCGCTGTCGATGCTCGAACTCGGTGACCACGCCGCAGGTGCGCTCGGCGTCGGCGTGCAGCGCACCAGAGCCGTCCTGATCACGGTGAGTGTCCTGCTGGCGGGCTTCGCCACGGCCGCGGCGGGGCCGATCTGGTTCGTGGCGCTGGCAGCGCCGCAACTCGCGCGAAGGCTGACGCGAGGAGCGGCTCCCGGGCTGATCACCTCGGCACTGATGGGCGGTCTGCTGCTGACCGTGAGCGACCTGGCGATGGACCGCCTTTTCGCCGCACAGCAACTGCCGGTCGGCACCGCGACGGGCTTGCTCGGTGGTCTGTACCTGATGTGGCTACTGGCGTCCGAGTGGCGCGGGAAAGGCAGGTATGCGTGA
- the purU gene encoding formyltetrahydrofolate deformylase: MVSRISSFLAEIGGWIVEAAYHTDPDTGWFFTRQAVRAESVPFDVDELRARFAGVARSLGEETDWSVADTGERRRVVILVSKDGHCLYDLLGRVASGELDADVRAVIGNHDVLADITRAHGIPFHHVPFDRDGGEGTDNTAAFAEIAKLVDEHDPHAVVLARFMRILPPELCEAWAGRAINIHHSFLPSFIGARPYHQAYARGVKLVGATCHYVTADLDAGPIIEQDVIRVDHRDTVSDMVRKGRDIEKVTLARGLRWHLESRVLVHGNRTVVF; encoded by the coding sequence ATCGTCTCCCGGATCTCGTCCTTCCTCGCCGAGATCGGAGGGTGGATCGTCGAGGCCGCCTACCACACCGACCCCGACACGGGCTGGTTCTTCACCCGGCAGGCGGTGAGGGCGGAGTCCGTCCCTTTCGACGTCGATGAGCTGCGTGCCCGGTTCGCGGGCGTGGCCCGGTCGCTCGGCGAGGAGACCGACTGGAGCGTTGCCGACACCGGCGAACGCCGCCGCGTCGTGATCCTGGTGTCCAAGGACGGCCACTGCCTTTACGACCTGCTGGGCAGGGTGGCGTCCGGCGAACTCGACGCCGACGTCAGGGCCGTGATCGGCAACCACGACGTGCTGGCCGACATCACCCGCGCACACGGCATCCCGTTCCATCACGTGCCGTTCGACCGCGACGGCGGGGAGGGCACAGACAACACCGCCGCGTTCGCTGAGATCGCGAAGCTCGTGGACGAGCACGACCCGCACGCCGTGGTGCTGGCCCGGTTCATGCGCATCCTGCCGCCCGAGCTGTGCGAGGCATGGGCAGGCAGGGCGATCAACATCCACCACAGCTTCCTGCCGTCGTTCATCGGCGCGCGCCCCTACCACCAGGCATACGCGAGAGGCGTCAAACTCGTGGGCGCCACCTGCCACTACGTGACGGCGGACCTCGACGCGGGGCCGATCATCGAGCAGGACGTCATCAGGGTGGACCACCGCGACACCGTGTCCGACATGGTGCGCAAGGGCCGCGACATCGAGAAGGTCACTCTCGCGCGCGGTCTCCGGTGGCACCTAGAGAGCCGCGTGCTCGTGCACGGGAACCGCACCGTCGTCTTCTGA